One genomic region from Siniperca chuatsi isolate FFG_IHB_CAS linkage group LG18, ASM2008510v1, whole genome shotgun sequence encodes:
- the ccdc80l2 gene encoding coiled-coil domain-containing protein 80, with amino-acid sequence MFHFYNSHWPLLLFAALWSLSSPSLLTAWSGIGRSKPKDQLDPNVRDWGDYSDLPPGIEQGLGLDEDGEHGDNRGLGESSSSLASELDFLADFAGKKRLWVITAPSHNDHYLLMMEKQLEDMEQKGLNCRLAERDTFIITIIQNAMMEGRIQKTTFQGDATVESLDPDTVTKLLHYLELNSQEQEFTMLVLKKNLRVSERFPYPVRVEAILELIDQFPMRKLEKMTRKGSNLRCKTTKKKVVMKRKKMVLSPQRRGNVASVVAQRKPPLDKKAALKSKIQDILSGRLRFVIRKVPAVGSTRGKDLSSGGRATSNGQEKVHNPPSVSEVKKDRPDSTVEEGKKRHGGKNSEDQKEENVKGDTQEKQSSKKKGKGKKGKKGKGRGKKTNREASEKDKTALKKFLDSLKGTRRLMLISTPSRDAALYIQQKEENEKQHCNLAIRKITVATIVGEGRDAVLMLQHHQLESEPPLSDQSEHFSDSGLISLLRAELGLSSSELFSMTVSDYDIKPNRVFEAPPSTPALFEYIDNFPSRRSEKEKERKSPMVCSKNKQQPGAENSLLRFMSKRRLLLISAPSEDDYSFQQQLSALSGQECPLGIRHFAMLKLTGAGDKASGKVELFPLNGRSQSEVEPLSRDTVNNLREQLKISKDYFSMLVVGKDGDVKAWFPSPMWSLDNIYDLVDSMELRLQEEKLQKRLGIHCSEDRGRGGIEEGHYRGYDEDRVEETYLYHWSE; translated from the exons atgtttcatttttataacTCACACTGGCCTCTGCTGTTGTTCGCTGCCCTGTGGAGCCTCAGCTCCCCAAGTTTGCTTACCGCCTGGTCGGGCATCGGTCGGAGCAAGCCCAAGGATCAGCTGGACCCTAATGTAAGGGACTGGGGAGACTATTCAGACCTCCCTCCAGGAATCGAGCAGGGGTTGGGGTTGGATGAAGACGGAGAACATGGAGACAACAGAGGACTTGGAGAATCGTCATCAAGCCTGGCTTCGGAGCTGGATTTCCTGGCTGACTTTGCAG GTAAAAAGCGACTGTGGGTGATAACAGCCCCATCACACAATGACCACTACCTTCTTATGATGGAGAAACAGCTGGAAGACATGGAGCAG AAAGGGCTGAACTGCCGTCTAGCAGAAAGAGACAcattcatcatcaccatcatccaGAACGCCATGATGGAAGGTCGAATCCAGAAAACAACTTTCCAAGGAGATGCCACAGTAGAGAGTCTGGACCCTGACACAGTTACCAAACTGCTGCACTACCTGGAGCTTAACAGCCAG GAACAAGAGTTCACCATGCTGGTTCTGAAGAAGAACCTTCGGGTCAGTGAGCGCTTCCCTTATCCTGTCCGTGTTGAGGCGATTTTGGAGCTCATTGATCAGTTCCCAATGAGGAAGCTGGAGAAGATGACGAGAAAAGGATCCAACTTGAG GTGTAAAACCACTAAAAAGAAGGTTGTGATGAAAAGGAAGAAGATGGTACTGAGCCCTCAGAGGCGAGGGAATGTGGCTTCTGTTGTGGCACAAAGAAAACCTCCCCTGGACAAAAAAGCTGCCCTGAAGAGCAAGATCCAGGATATACTGAGTGGACGGTTGAGGTTTGTTATCCGTAAGGTGCCTGCTGTGGGGTCCACGAGGGGAAAAGACTTGAGCAGTGGTGGTCGGGCCACTTCTAACGGACAGGAAAAAGTGCACAACCCTCCATCAGTGTCTGAAGTGAAGAAAGACAG GCCTGACTCTACTGtggaagaaggaaagaaaagacatgGAGGGAAAAACAGTGAAGATCAAAAAGAGGAGAATGTAAAGGGTGACACACAGGAAAAACAGAGCTCTAAGAAAAAGGgcaaagggaaaaaagggaagaaagggAAAGGAAGAGGGAAAAAGACCAACAGAGAGGCCAGTGAGAAGGATAAAACAGCCCTGAAGAAGTTTTTGGACAGTTTAAAGGGGACAAGAAGGTTAATG TTGATCTCAACGCCTAGCAGAGATGCAGCACTGTACATCCAGCAGAAAGAGGAGAACGAGAAGCAGCACTGTAACCTCGCTATCAGGAAGATCACCGTGGCGACCATTGTGGGTGAAGGAAGAGACGCTGTGCTCATGCTGCAGCACCACCAACTAG agtcaGAGCCTCCACTCAGCGACCAATCAGAACATTTCTCAGACTCAGGCCTGATCTCGCTGTTGAGAGCAGAGCTCGGCCTCTCGTCCTCTGAGCTCTTTTCCATGACCGTCTCAGACTACGACATCAAGCCCAAT AGAGTCTTTGAGGCTCCTCCATCAACTCCTGCTCTGTTCGAGTACATTGACAACTTTCCCTCAAGGCGctcagaaaaggaaaaggaaaggaagagtCCTATGGTCTGCTCCAAAAACAAGCAACAGCCTGGAGCTGAGAATTCACTGCTCAG GTTCATGTCTAAGAGGAGACTGCTGCTTATCTCTGCTCCCTCTGAGGACGACTACTCCTTCCAACAgcagctctctgctctcagTGGACAGGAGTGTCCCCTGG GTATTCGCCACTTTGCCATGTTGAAGCTGACTGGAGCTGGAGACAAAGCGTCAGGAAAAGTTGAGCTATTTCCCCTAAATG GTCGTAGTCAGAGTGAAGTTGAGCCATTATCCCGTGACACTGTCAACAATCTGAGAGAACAGCTGAAGATCAGTAAGGACTATTTCAGCATGCTTGTTGTGGGGAAGGACGGCGATGTCAAGGCCTGGTTCCCATCACCCATGTGGTCCCTGGATAACATCTACGACCTGGTGGACTCCATGGAGCTCCGCCTCCAGGAGGAGAAGCTGCAGAAGAGACTGGGGATCCACTGCtctgaggacagagggagaggaggcatTGAAGAGGGTCATTATCGAGGCTATGATGAAGACAGGGTGGAGGAGACGTACTTGTATCACTGGTCAGAGTGA
- the fybb gene encoding FYN-binding protein 1 isoform X1, protein MQNKSDVKAMMARFQASGASTDETSSTPAGRTKQPLQPTLSSSTTIQTKKPVLESLSGGAINVPLKSTFLKSTVSTKSDTEAHEPNKTKALASRFANPEDDTNSKPFIVNKQQTPLKSPLSQALEAKGPVQKPPLKKPPLSSTLSESKPAFPTKLSPAVSSKPSWVKEDSGGGVTGSTPPKMPPLQQKPSSSIIKLRQQNEEIIGANADTTNKPPPPANATFKPPSNFKTSQNIFNKEKDKTEQSDSGVKADGVNKPPLNATNSILPPKPPANKKPSLKKPPKTPQTSSVNGDATSGPKLNPLPNSLALGPAPAKPNRPPKVNLENFKRVAEASDDGPGTFKKSVMPTPLASQTSNHSSHVTATQPSQTALPSLPPRHPGTMIQEDEFYDDVDKFTSSPPPLPPSTGHPSQRAKEENDDDGEMYEDLDERWEAAEQKQEKMKEKDEKEEKKRLEAEKKEQKEREKKEQDARKKFKLVGPLEVIHQGKARVDYRGSKTDLALKQGDSLDIIRVQGNPEGKWLGRSQDGAIGYVKTTSVEIDFDTLKNHKTQPAYDPEVYDDIDVASPDNSGIKGPGVVLPPLPGDGGEIYDDIIDPNLEVSLLDPRSSLMKPRGFLWMFDRNRRPASTKVVPPPSQFTADGNSDQPGAAFEEIYDDVDSQNLPPAPPLSSLPVLKGKSKTEEMDPKKQKKFEKEEKDFRKKFKYEGAIQVLYQVTIVPTLTNKKWGVKELPVKAGENLDVIVKAVDNKLICRNEDGKFGYVSTSHIVMDDGDIYDDIGDDCIYDND, encoded by the exons ATG CAAAACAAATCTGATGTAAAGGCCATGATGGCTCGCTTCCAAGCGAGTGGGGCGAGCACTGACGAGACTTCTTCCACACCGGCTGGACGTACCAAACAACCCCTGCAACCCACCCTCTCCTCCAGCACGACCATACAGACCAAGAAACCTGTCTTGGAGAGCCTCTCAGGCGGTGCGATAAATGTTCCTCTTAAATCCACTTTCCTGAAAAGTACAGTATCAACTAAAAGTGACACAGAGGCACATGAACCAAACAAAACTAAAGCCCTGGCTAGCAGGTTTGCAAACCCCGAGGATGACACCAACAGCAAACCTTTTATTGttaataaacagcagacacCCTTGAAGTCACCTCTTTCACAGGCTCTTGAAGCTAAAGGCCCAGTACAGAAGCCCCCTCTCAAAAAGCCCCCTCTCAGCTCCACCCTGTCCGAGTCCAAACCTGCCTTTCCTACTAAACTCTCTCCAGCAGTCAGCTCCAAGCCCAGCTGGGTGAAAGAAGACAGTGGTGGGGGTGTAACCGGCTCCACACCTCCCAAAATGCCTCCTTTACAACAAAAACCGAGCAGCAGCATTATAAAATTACGTCAGCAAAATGAAGAGATTATAGGAGCTAACGCGGACACCACGAACAAACCTCCACCTCCGGCAAACGCCACTTTTAAGCCCCCCTCCAACTTCAAGACATCTCAGAACATCTTCAACAAGGAGAAGGATAAGACTGAGCAGTCAGATAGTGGCGTGAAAGCAGACGGAGTCAACAAACCTCCCCTCAATGCTACTAACTCCATCTTACCTCCGAAACCTCCAGCCAATAAAAAACCTAGCTTGAAGAAGCCGCCAAAGACTCCTCAGACCAGCAGCGTTAACGGTGATGCCACTTCTGGCCCGAAGCTTAACCCCCTCCCCAACAGTTTAGCTTTGGGCCCAGCTCCTGCCAAGCCCAACCGACCCCCCAAGGTCAACCTGGAGAACTTTAAAAGAGTTGCTGAGGCCTCTGATGATG GTCCTGGCACCTTTAAGAAATCCGTCATGCCAACTCCTCTGGCCTCTCAGACCAGTAACCACAGCAGCCATGTGACTGCGACTCAACCCTCTCAGACTGCACTTCCTAGTCTGCCCCCACGACATCCTGGAACCAT GATCCAGGAAGATGAGTTCTATGATGATGTTGATAAATTCACCAGCTCTCCTCCACCTCTACCACCATCTACAG GTCACCCGAGTCAGAGGGCAAAG GaggaaaatgatgatgatggagagaTGTATGAGGACCTTGATGAACGATG GGAAGCGGCTgagcaaaaacaagaaaagatgaaagagaaagacgagaaggaggagaaaaaacgACTGGAGGCTGAGAAGAAGGAGCAGAAGGAACGTGAGAAGAAGGAACAAGATGCCAGAAAGAAATTCAAA ttGGTTGGCCCCCTGGAGGTCATCCACCAAGGGAAGGCTCGTGTGGATTACCGAGGCAGTAAGACCGACCTTGCTCTGAAGCAGGGAGACAGCCTGGACATCATCCGTGTCCAGGGCAACCCAGAGGGAAAATGGTTGGGACGGTCCCAGGATGGAGCCA ttggTTATGTGAAGACCACTTCAGTGGAAATTGACTTTGACACCCTGAAGAATCATAAGACTCAGCCGGCATACGACCCTGAGGTATACGATGACATCGATGTGGCCTCTCCTGATAACAG TGGGATCAAAGGACCAGGAG TTGTCCTACCCCCACTAccaggagatggaggagagataTATGATGATATTATTGATCCAAACCTGGAAGTCAG TCTCCTGGACCCCAGGTCTTCTCTTATGAAGCCTCGTGGCTTCCTATGGATGTTTGACCGGAACAGACGTCCTGCCAGCACTAAAGT AGTGCCTCCACCCAGCCAGTTTACTGCAGACGGGAATTCAG ATCAGCCAGGAGCAGCTTTTGAGGAGATATACGATGATGTTGACTCTCAAAATTtgcctcctgctcctcccctCAGCAG CCTTCCAGTCCTGAAAGGCAAAAGTAAGACTGAAGAGATGGATccaaagaagcagaaaaagtttgagaaagaggagaaggactTCAGGaaaaagtttaaa TATGAAGGGGCGATACAGGTGCTGTACCAGGTGACCATTGTCCCGACACTTACTAATAAGAAGTGGGGTGTGAAAGAGCTTCCGGTCAAAGCAGGCGAAAACCTGGACGTCATTGTTAAAGCTGTGGATAACAAACTGATCTGTCGGAATGAAGACGGCAAGT ttggTTATGTTTCGACCAGCCACATTGTTATGGA TGATGGTGATATCTACGATGATATTGGAGATG attGCATCTATGACaacgattaa
- the fybb gene encoding FYN-binding protein 1 isoform X2 gives MQNKSDVKAMMARFQASGASTDETSSTPAGRTKQPLQPTLSSSTTIQTKKPVLESLSGGAINVPLKSTFLKSTVSTKSDTEAHEPNKTKALASRFANPEDDTNSKPFIVNKQQTPLKSPLSQALEAKGPVQKPPLKKPPLSSTLSESKPAFPTKLSPAVSSKPSWVKEDSGGGVTGSTPPKMPPLQQKPSSSIIKLRQQNEEIIGANADTTNKPPPPANATFKPPSNFKTSQNIFNKEKDKTEQSDSGVKADGVNKPPLNATNSILPPKPPANKKPSLKKPPKTPQTSSVNGDATSGPKLNPLPNSLALGPAPAKPNRPPKVNLENFKRVAEASDDGPGTFKKSVMPTPLASQTSNHSSHVTATQPSQTALPSLPPRHPGTMIQEDEFYDDVDKFTSSPPPLPPSTGHPSQRAKEENDDDGEMYEDLDERWEAAEQKQEKMKEKDEKEEKKRLEAEKKEQKEREKKEQDARKKFKLVGPLEVIHQGKARVDYRGSKTDLALKQGDSLDIIRVQGNPEGKWLGRSQDGAIGYVKTTSVEIDFDTLKNHKTQPAYDPEVYDDIDVASPDNSGIKGPGVVLPPLPGDGGEIYDDIIDPNLEVRVPPPSQFTADGNSDQPGAAFEEIYDDVDSQNLPPAPPLSSLPVLKGKSKTEEMDPKKQKKFEKEEKDFRKKFKYEGAIQVLYQVTIVPTLTNKKWGVKELPVKAGENLDVIVKAVDNKLICRNEDGKFGYVSTSHIVMDDGDIYDDIGDDCIYDND, from the exons ATG CAAAACAAATCTGATGTAAAGGCCATGATGGCTCGCTTCCAAGCGAGTGGGGCGAGCACTGACGAGACTTCTTCCACACCGGCTGGACGTACCAAACAACCCCTGCAACCCACCCTCTCCTCCAGCACGACCATACAGACCAAGAAACCTGTCTTGGAGAGCCTCTCAGGCGGTGCGATAAATGTTCCTCTTAAATCCACTTTCCTGAAAAGTACAGTATCAACTAAAAGTGACACAGAGGCACATGAACCAAACAAAACTAAAGCCCTGGCTAGCAGGTTTGCAAACCCCGAGGATGACACCAACAGCAAACCTTTTATTGttaataaacagcagacacCCTTGAAGTCACCTCTTTCACAGGCTCTTGAAGCTAAAGGCCCAGTACAGAAGCCCCCTCTCAAAAAGCCCCCTCTCAGCTCCACCCTGTCCGAGTCCAAACCTGCCTTTCCTACTAAACTCTCTCCAGCAGTCAGCTCCAAGCCCAGCTGGGTGAAAGAAGACAGTGGTGGGGGTGTAACCGGCTCCACACCTCCCAAAATGCCTCCTTTACAACAAAAACCGAGCAGCAGCATTATAAAATTACGTCAGCAAAATGAAGAGATTATAGGAGCTAACGCGGACACCACGAACAAACCTCCACCTCCGGCAAACGCCACTTTTAAGCCCCCCTCCAACTTCAAGACATCTCAGAACATCTTCAACAAGGAGAAGGATAAGACTGAGCAGTCAGATAGTGGCGTGAAAGCAGACGGAGTCAACAAACCTCCCCTCAATGCTACTAACTCCATCTTACCTCCGAAACCTCCAGCCAATAAAAAACCTAGCTTGAAGAAGCCGCCAAAGACTCCTCAGACCAGCAGCGTTAACGGTGATGCCACTTCTGGCCCGAAGCTTAACCCCCTCCCCAACAGTTTAGCTTTGGGCCCAGCTCCTGCCAAGCCCAACCGACCCCCCAAGGTCAACCTGGAGAACTTTAAAAGAGTTGCTGAGGCCTCTGATGATG GTCCTGGCACCTTTAAGAAATCCGTCATGCCAACTCCTCTGGCCTCTCAGACCAGTAACCACAGCAGCCATGTGACTGCGACTCAACCCTCTCAGACTGCACTTCCTAGTCTGCCCCCACGACATCCTGGAACCAT GATCCAGGAAGATGAGTTCTATGATGATGTTGATAAATTCACCAGCTCTCCTCCACCTCTACCACCATCTACAG GTCACCCGAGTCAGAGGGCAAAG GaggaaaatgatgatgatggagagaTGTATGAGGACCTTGATGAACGATG GGAAGCGGCTgagcaaaaacaagaaaagatgaaagagaaagacgagaaggaggagaaaaaacgACTGGAGGCTGAGAAGAAGGAGCAGAAGGAACGTGAGAAGAAGGAACAAGATGCCAGAAAGAAATTCAAA ttGGTTGGCCCCCTGGAGGTCATCCACCAAGGGAAGGCTCGTGTGGATTACCGAGGCAGTAAGACCGACCTTGCTCTGAAGCAGGGAGACAGCCTGGACATCATCCGTGTCCAGGGCAACCCAGAGGGAAAATGGTTGGGACGGTCCCAGGATGGAGCCA ttggTTATGTGAAGACCACTTCAGTGGAAATTGACTTTGACACCCTGAAGAATCATAAGACTCAGCCGGCATACGACCCTGAGGTATACGATGACATCGATGTGGCCTCTCCTGATAACAG TGGGATCAAAGGACCAGGAG TTGTCCTACCCCCACTAccaggagatggaggagagataTATGATGATATTATTGATCCAAACCTGGAAGTCAG AGTGCCTCCACCCAGCCAGTTTACTGCAGACGGGAATTCAG ATCAGCCAGGAGCAGCTTTTGAGGAGATATACGATGATGTTGACTCTCAAAATTtgcctcctgctcctcccctCAGCAG CCTTCCAGTCCTGAAAGGCAAAAGTAAGACTGAAGAGATGGATccaaagaagcagaaaaagtttgagaaagaggagaaggactTCAGGaaaaagtttaaa TATGAAGGGGCGATACAGGTGCTGTACCAGGTGACCATTGTCCCGACACTTACTAATAAGAAGTGGGGTGTGAAAGAGCTTCCGGTCAAAGCAGGCGAAAACCTGGACGTCATTGTTAAAGCTGTGGATAACAAACTGATCTGTCGGAATGAAGACGGCAAGT ttggTTATGTTTCGACCAGCCACATTGTTATGGA TGATGGTGATATCTACGATGATATTGGAGATG attGCATCTATGACaacgattaa